In bacterium, the following proteins share a genomic window:
- a CDS encoding 2,3-bisphosphoglycerate-independent phosphoglycerate mutase produces MKKLSLKNEAKIILIVIDGLGGIPNAEGKTELETAWTPNLDQLAQKSICGLTYPLSMGITPGSGPAHLALFGYNPFKYEIGRGILEALGTDFPLESNDLAARGNFATINQEGIIVDRRAGRISTEINLEVCKLLQGITIKGVKVFVTAVKEHRFLVVFRGDNLMEKVSESDPQKTGLSALEVRPLDSTAKYTAEVINEFVKIAKERLRDSYPANMVLLRGFANNIKLPSLQEVYKLNPAAIAIYHMYKGLARLVGMKILDSGETLEDQIKTLEKNLAIYDFFYFHFKKTDSFGEDGNFSQKVTMIEKIDSLLPKILNLNPEVLVITGDHSTPAILSGHSWHSVPILIHSKTTRRDGVDKFSESSCIFGGLGKFEAINVMPLALAHALKLSKFGA; encoded by the coding sequence ATAAAGAAACTTTCCTTAAAGAATGAAGCTAAGATTATCTTAATAGTCATTGATGGATTAGGAGGAATACCTAATGCTGAAGGAAAGACAGAATTAGAGACGGCTTGGACACCTAATTTAGATCAATTAGCTCAAAAGTCTATTTGTGGATTGACTTATCCTCTTTCTATGGGCATTACCCCTGGAAGCGGACCAGCCCACTTAGCTTTATTTGGTTATAACCCTTTTAAGTATGAAATTGGTAGAGGCATCTTAGAAGCTTTAGGAACTGATTTTCCTTTAGAATCAAATGATTTAGCCGCAAGGGGTAATTTTGCTACTATTAATCAAGAAGGAATAATCGTGGATCGTCGAGCCGGAAGAATTTCTACCGAAATTAATCTAGAAGTTTGCAAGCTTTTGCAAGGAATAACCATTAAAGGAGTAAAGGTATTTGTTACGGCGGTAAAAGAACATCGTTTCTTAGTTGTTTTTAGAGGAGATAACTTAATGGAGAAGGTTAGCGAGTCAGATCCTCAAAAGACTGGTTTATCAGCTTTAGAAGTTAGACCTTTGGATTCTACGGCTAAATATACCGCTGAAGTTATTAATGAGTTTGTCAAGATAGCTAAAGAGAGGTTAAGAGACTCTTATCCTGCCAATATGGTGCTCCTGAGGGGTTTTGCTAATAATATAAAACTTCCTTCTCTGCAAGAAGTTTATAAATTAAATCCCGCTGCCATTGCTATTTATCATATGTACAAAGGATTAGCTCGTTTAGTAGGGATGAAGATTTTAGATAGTGGCGAAACATTAGAAGATCAAATAAAAACTTTAGAAAAAAACTTAGCTATTTATGATTTCTTCTATTTTCACTTTAAAAAGACCGATAGCTTTGGCGAAGATGGTAATTTTAGTCAAAAAGTAACTATGATAGAAAAAATTGACTCTTTATTGCCCAAAATACTAAATTTAAACCCGGAAGTCCTTGTTATTACTGGGGATCATAGCACTCCAGCTATACTTTCAGGCCATAGTTGGCATAGTGTCCCTATCCTTATTCATTCTAAAACTACAAGAAGGGATGGAGTAGATAAATTTTCTGAAAGTAGCTGTATTTTTGGAGGTTTAGGTAAATTTGAAGCGATAAATGTTATGCCGCTTGCCTTAGCCCATGCCTTAAAGTTATCAAAATTTGGCGCTTAA
- the secG gene encoding preprotein translocase subunit SecG, producing the protein MVTFLIITHILACFLLITLILLQSGKGTDLASVFGGGSSQSAFGPRRGNILTKITTSIAIIFMITSLSLTISSSRQGSIAKEKGIVKEKVEKKIEKKAGSKKEEVKKGKEEKNSSKK; encoded by the coding sequence ATGGTCACATTTTTAATCATTACTCATATTTTAGCTTGTTTTTTATTAATTACCCTTATTTTATTGCAATCAGGCAAAGGAACAGATTTAGCTTCTGTCTTTGGCGGTGGAAGTAGTCAGAGTGCTTTTGGTCCTCGTCGAGGAAATATTTTAACTAAGATCACCACCAGCATAGCGATTATCTTTATGATTACTTCACTGTCTCTTACCATATCTTCTTCTCGTCAAGGTTCTATTGCTAAAGAAAAAGGAATAGTAAAAGAGAAAGTAGAGAAGAAGATAGAAAAAAAGGCTGGATCTAAAAAAGAAGAAGTCAAAAAAGGAAAAGAAGAAAAGAATAGTTCAAAGAAGTAA
- a CDS encoding fumarylacetoacetate hydrolase family protein — translation MKKLPLFKPTKIIACGLNYLDHVNELKMDIPKKPIIFLKPSTSIIGHLEPIIYPKMANQVDYEAELALVIKDKVKNVSVKEAPNYILGYTCFNDVTARDLQKKDGQWTRAKSFDTFSPLGPKIISDLDPTNLDIALYLNGELKQSSHTSNLIFSPFYLISFISQIMTLLPGDIIATGTPAGIGPMKIGDKVEVKIEKIGSLINYVIEKE, via the coding sequence TTGAAAAAATTACCTCTTTTTAAACCCACTAAGATCATAGCTTGTGGTTTAAATTACTTAGACCACGTTAATGAACTTAAGATGGATATTCCCAAAAAGCCAATCATTTTTCTTAAGCCTTCTACATCGATAATTGGCCATTTAGAACCAATTATTTATCCAAAAATGGCTAATCAAGTGGACTATGAAGCAGAATTAGCTTTGGTGATTAAGGACAAAGTAAAGAATGTTTCGGTAAAGGAAGCTCCAAATTACATTTTAGGATATACTTGTTTTAACGATGTGACGGCGAGGGATCTTCAAAAGAAAGATGGCCAGTGGACAAGGGCTAAATCATTTGATACTTTTTCTCCTCTTGGGCCAAAAATTATTTCTGACTTAGATCCGACCAATCTTGATATTGCTCTTTATCTCAATGGAGAATTAAAGCAGTCTTCTCATACTTCTAATTTGATCTTTTCTCCCTTTTATCTAATAAGTTTTATCTCCCAGATTATGACTCTTCTTCCTGGAGACATAATTGCTACCGGAACCCCTGCTGGTATAGGTCCAATGAAGATAGGAGATAAAGTTGAAGTTAAGATTGAGAAAATTGGAAGTCTTATTAACTATGTAATAGAAAAGGAATAA
- the ychF gene encoding redox-regulated ATPase YchF — translation MNLGIIGSRYSGKTSLFNALTSLNVDISGYQKSGVNIGVVKVPDERMERLIKMYQPKKISHTSIEFIDIAGSPDLNEIGTQKLGQLREVDALVQVVCFFKNPASNALEINPAEEIESIGLELVLADLDSIQRKIERLEKQARSGDVKIREQIKTLEGLKEALDNNLPLRNKKLTPQEEAIINELQLLTPKQILFVANIAEQDIPGEVFVKKIREITGEKAKIIAVCAKIEAELGQLEEEERKEYMKELGIESSGLNKLINTCYNLLDLVTFFTCGPKEVKAYPVPRHTKAPRAASKVHSDIERGFIRAEVMNYKDLIALGDEAAVKEKGLFRIEGKEYEVQDGDMFCFRFNV, via the coding sequence ATGAATCTTGGGATAATTGGCAGCAGGTATTCTGGCAAAACCAGCTTGTTTAATGCTCTTACCAGCTTAAATGTAGATATATCCGGGTATCAGAAGAGTGGGGTAAATATTGGTGTGGTTAAGGTTCCGGATGAACGAATGGAAAGGCTGATTAAGATGTATCAGCCCAAGAAGATAAGCCATACCTCAATTGAATTTATAGACATTGCCGGCTCGCCTGATTTAAATGAGATTGGAACACAAAAATTGGGACAACTTCGTGAAGTTGATGCCCTTGTCCAAGTTGTCTGCTTTTTTAAAAACCCTGCCTCTAATGCTCTTGAAATTAACCCAGCTGAAGAGATAGAGTCTATAGGATTGGAATTAGTATTAGCTGACCTGGATTCTATCCAGCGGAAGATTGAACGATTGGAAAAGCAAGCAAGATCAGGAGATGTCAAAATTCGGGAGCAGATCAAGACTCTTGAAGGCTTAAAGGAAGCACTCGATAATAATCTTCCCCTTAGAAATAAAAAACTTACCCCTCAAGAAGAAGCCATAATTAATGAGCTTCAATTATTAACTCCTAAACAAATCTTATTCGTAGCTAATATTGCTGAACAAGATATTCCTGGCGAGGTATTTGTAAAGAAGATTCGCGAAATTACAGGAGAAAAGGCGAAGATTATTGCCGTTTGTGCTAAAATAGAGGCAGAGCTTGGCCAGCTCGAAGAGGAAGAAAGAAAGGAATATATGAAAGAGCTTGGCATAGAGAGCTCCGGGCTAAATAAGCTGATTAATACTTGTTATAACTTGCTTGATCTGGTAACTTTTTTTACTTGCGGGCCAAAGGAGGTCAAAGCATATCCTGTACCAAGGCATACCAAAGCTCCCCGTGCCGCCAGCAAGGTCCACTCAGACATAGAAAGGGGATTTATTCGGGCAGAGGTGATGAATTATAAGGATTTAATTGCCCTTGGCGACGAGGCAGCGGTTAAAGAAAAGGGGTTATTTCGGATTGAAGGCAAGGAATACGAGGTCCAAGATGGGGATATGTTTTGTTTCAGGTTTAATGTCTAG
- a CDS encoding GAF domain-containing protein yields the protein MEVKDYQKDLAEQLKEFSVLAKAFSETGQKISLLQKIFGLLNTSFNLHNLLDKILDYIIEVINVEAGSILLFDKDNQELYFEVAKGSKASEVINFKLKPGEGIAGSVFLSQKSVAVSEVDKDERFKREISENIGFETKSIACIPIILMNKSIGVIELINKKDNNIFSLADMEILSLASFYLVKIIQNTKIIENLKNKRRDREGR from the coding sequence ATGGAGGTTAAAGATTATCAAAAAGATTTAGCAGAACAATTAAAAGAGTTTTCTGTCTTAGCTAAAGCTTTTAGTGAAACTGGACAGAAAATAAGTTTACTTCAAAAAATATTTGGGCTTTTAAATACAAGTTTTAATCTCCATAACTTATTAGACAAAATATTAGACTATATTATTGAAGTAATTAATGTAGAAGCAGGGTCTATTCTTTTATTCGATAAAGATAATCAAGAACTTTACTTTGAAGTAGCTAAAGGCTCTAAGGCTTCAGAGGTTATAAATTTTAAATTAAAACCAGGAGAAGGAATTGCTGGTTCTGTATTTTTAAGTCAAAAGTCTGTGGCGGTGTCAGAAGTAGATAAAGATGAAAGATTTAAACGAGAAATAAGTGAAAATATTGGATTTGAGACAAAGTCTATCGCTTGTATCCCTATTATCTTGATGAATAAATCTATTGGGGTGATTGAATTAATTAATAAAAAAGATAATAATATCTTTTCTCTGGCTGACATGGAAATTCTTTCTCTGGCCTCTTTTTATCTGGTGAAGATTATTCAAAACACCAAGATTATAGAGAATTTAAAGAATAAACGAAGAGATAGGGAGGGTAGATAG
- a CDS encoding type IV pilus twitching motility protein PilT, protein MVNIEELLNLLIERKGSDLHLKVGRPPLIRVYGKLIPTELKILTFEDTKELIYSMLNSAQVQRFERDLELDFSYSYKNIARFRVNVFRQRGAVGTVIRMISYKIPTIDELGLPSVLKDLSIKDKGLILVTGPTGCGKSTTLAALINYINNNREGHIITIEDPIEFVYQDNLSAINQREIELDTKSFKYALKHILRQDPDVILIGEMRDFETMSIAMTAAETGHLVFSTLHANDATQAVDRIIDSFPVNQQPQIRLQLSLVLQGIISQRLLNKADGSGRIAAVELLINSPTIKKLIEEGKTSEIHKAIESSVLYYRMQTLDQSLVELYNKGWIAFDEALSISPNPEGLKRMSKGIDTGASQYYNL, encoded by the coding sequence ATAGTGAATATCGAAGAACTACTTAATCTTTTAATAGAGAGAAAAGGTTCTGATTTGCATCTTAAAGTAGGTCGACCTCCTCTTATCCGAGTCTATGGTAAATTAATTCCTACGGAACTTAAAATATTAACTTTTGAAGATACTAAAGAATTAATTTATTCTATGCTCAACTCTGCCCAAGTTCAAAGATTTGAAAGAGACTTAGAATTAGATTTTTCATATTCTTATAAAAATATAGCTCGTTTTAGAGTCAATGTTTTTCGTCAGAGAGGAGCAGTTGGTACGGTTATTAGAATGATTTCCTATAAGATTCCAACTATAGATGAGCTGGGTTTACCTTCGGTGCTTAAGGATCTATCTATTAAAGATAAAGGTCTGATCTTGGTTACTGGCCCCACTGGGTGTGGCAAGTCTACTACTTTAGCGGCTTTAATTAATTATATTAATAACAATAGAGAAGGCCATATTATCACGATTGAAGATCCTATTGAATTTGTATACCAAGATAACCTAAGTGCCATTAATCAGAGAGAAATAGAGTTAGACACTAAATCATTTAAATATGCTTTAAAGCATATTTTAAGACAAGATCCTGATGTTATTTTAATTGGAGAGATGAGAGATTTTGAAACAATGTCCATTGCGATGACTGCTGCCGAAACAGGACATTTAGTCTTTAGCACTCTCCATGCTAATGATGCTACTCAAGCTGTAGATCGGATAATTGATTCTTTTCCTGTCAATCAGCAACCACAAATTCGACTTCAGCTTTCTTTAGTTCTTCAGGGGATAATTTCTCAAAGATTACTAAATAAAGCAGATGGCTCAGGAAGAATAGCTGCAGTTGAGCTTTTGATAAATTCACCTACCATTAAGAAACTTATCGAAGAAGGAAAAACCTCCGAAATTCATAAAGCCATTGAATCGTCAGTTCTTTATTATAGGATGCAGACTTTAGATCAATCATTAGTAGAATTATATAATAAAGGATGGATTGCTTTTGACGAAGCTTTAAGTATCAGTCCAAATCCTGAAGGATTAAAGCGTATGTCCAAAGGTATTGATACAGGAGCATCTCAATACTACAATTTATAA
- a CDS encoding cation diffusion facilitator family transporter, which translates to MKTNRTYYYLSERCAWVGMVVNFSLCFIKLWAAYFGNSKGMMADAIHSLSDLISSGIIIVGLKIAKKPADEEHPYGHARAEAIFAKVVAILLILFGLEVSYVSLKAIFVSSLKPLHLIALMAAIFSIVVKESLFRYTLQIGNKLSSTILITSAWDHRSDALSSLAALIGILLTLAGYPLFDPLAGIFVSGLIIKTGISMFHQAYDELMNGVIEDEIMDKIRRIIGGISEIKSIRGLKAYKAGSEINIDLTISINGKITVDEGHKICNSIEKTLKKEIGFVNQIMIHVHPY; encoded by the coding sequence ATGAAGACTAATCGAACTTATTATTACCTAAGTGAACGTTGCGCTTGGGTAGGAATGGTGGTTAATTTTTCTTTATGCTTCATTAAACTATGGGCTGCTTATTTTGGAAATAGCAAAGGGATGATGGCTGATGCTATTCACTCTCTTTCAGATTTAATCTCTTCAGGAATTATCATTGTCGGACTTAAAATTGCCAAAAAGCCGGCTGACGAAGAACATCCTTATGGTCATGCCAGAGCAGAGGCTATTTTTGCTAAGGTAGTAGCTATCCTTTTAATCTTGTTTGGATTGGAAGTAAGTTATGTGTCCCTAAAAGCTATCTTTGTTTCAAGTTTAAAACCACTTCACCTGATTGCCTTAATGGCAGCCATTTTTTCTATTGTGGTCAAGGAAAGTTTGTTTAGGTATACCTTGCAAATTGGCAATAAACTTTCTAGTACTATCTTAATAACCAGTGCTTGGGATCATCGTTCCGATGCTCTTTCTTCCTTAGCTGCTTTAATTGGAATTTTATTGACTCTGGCTGGCTATCCTCTTTTTGATCCTTTGGCTGGTATCTTTGTCTCTGGATTGATTATCAAGACTGGAATTTCTATGTTTCACCAAGCTTATGATGAACTAATGAATGGCGTGATTGAAGACGAAATTATGGACAAAATAAGAAGAATAATTGGAGGCATTTCAGAAATAAAAAGCATTAGGGGGCTTAAAGCTTATAAGGCAGGTTCTGAGATTAACATAGATTTAACTATTAGTATTAATGGTAAGATTACTGTAGATGAAGGCCACAAAATTTGTAATTCAATAGAAAAGACGCTTAAAAAAGAGATAGGTTTTGTTAATCAGATTATGATTCATGTTCATCCTTATTAA
- a CDS encoding bifunctional (p)ppGpp synthetase/guanosine-3',5'-bis(diphosphate) 3'-pyrophosphohydrolase: MSIQDILEKVKEYHPLADLRLVEKAYLFAELAHRGTKRASGEPFIIHPVCVAEILTDLKLDLYSIVCGLLHDTLEDTKVTLKDLKVTFGEVIAELVEGVSHLKKITDQSHEERKIENLRKLLLATAKDIRVILVKLADRLHNIRTLEYLERERQLKVAHETLEIYAPLANRLGMGKIKWELEDLSFRCLEPEIYDQTIKRLDQSQEERERYIENIKKVLDQELKKAEIKAEITGRPKHIYSICQKIKAQNIEMNKIYDLQAFRIITESIKDCYAILGIAHTLFKPISHRFKDFIAIPKSNMYQSIHTSVIGPEGRLMEIQIRTWEMNKITEEGIAAHWMYKEKLKIDKEFNKKISWLQDLIEIQETLKSPKEFMENLKMELFFDEVFVFTPKGEVRSLLKGSTPIDFAYLVHTDIGHTCIGAKINNQIVPLSYQLNSGDIIHIMTSSKQRPRRDWLKIVKTPKAKSCIRHWFKEREKEVEKKETVKTTPKKEISKEKLGISKKKEEIKSNVIIPEIEGEVETYFAKCCNPIPGDEITGYITQGRGVSIHRTTCHSIMASKFSKEHFIKVKWLVKDGSTFEISLFILAYNREGLLADILNIVHESSTVVNEAYAKHTSKGMATGKLVMMIKNVNHLREITERIEKVSNVIKVYR, encoded by the coding sequence ATGAGTATTCAAGATATTTTAGAAAAAGTAAAAGAATATCATCCCTTAGCTGATCTAAGATTAGTAGAAAAAGCTTACTTATTTGCTGAGCTTGCCCATCGAGGAACAAAAAGAGCTTCAGGTGAACCTTTTATTATCCATCCGGTATGTGTGGCTGAAATCTTAACTGATTTAAAGTTAGATCTTTATTCTATTGTCTGTGGACTTCTTCATGATACCTTAGAAGATACCAAGGTTACTCTTAAAGACCTAAAAGTAACTTTTGGTGAGGTAATAGCCGAATTAGTAGAAGGGGTTTCTCATCTTAAAAAGATTACCGATCAAAGCCATGAAGAAAGAAAAATTGAAAATCTAAGGAAGCTATTATTAGCTACGGCTAAAGATATTAGAGTAATCTTAGTTAAATTAGCTGATAGATTACATAACATTAGAACTTTAGAATACTTAGAAAGGGAAAGACAATTAAAAGTAGCTCATGAAACTTTAGAAATATATGCTCCTTTGGCTAATAGATTAGGCATGGGAAAGATAAAATGGGAATTAGAAGATTTATCCTTTCGTTGTTTAGAGCCAGAAATTTATGATCAAACAATAAAAAGATTAGATCAATCTCAAGAAGAACGAGAAAGATACATAGAAAATATAAAAAAAGTTTTAGATCAGGAATTAAAGAAGGCTGAAATAAAAGCAGAGATTACGGGACGACCAAAACATATTTATAGTATCTGCCAGAAAATAAAGGCTCAAAATATAGAGATGAATAAGATTTATGATTTACAAGCTTTTAGAATAATTACGGAGAGTATTAAAGATTGTTATGCTATCTTAGGGATTGCTCATACTCTTTTTAAACCTATTTCTCACAGATTTAAAGACTTTATAGCTATACCTAAATCAAATATGTATCAATCCATTCATACTTCAGTTATAGGACCAGAGGGTAGATTAATGGAGATTCAGATAAGAACCTGGGAGATGAATAAGATTACAGAAGAAGGTATTGCTGCCCATTGGATGTATAAAGAAAAATTGAAGATAGACAAGGAGTTTAATAAAAAGATTAGTTGGTTACAAGATTTAATAGAGATTCAAGAAACACTAAAAAGTCCTAAAGAGTTTATGGAAAATTTAAAGATGGAGCTCTTCTTTGATGAAGTATTTGTTTTTACTCCTAAAGGAGAAGTAAGATCTTTACTCAAAGGTTCTACGCCGATTGACTTTGCTTATTTAGTTCATACTGATATTGGACATACTTGTATTGGAGCTAAGATAAATAACCAGATAGTACCTTTAAGCTATCAACTAAATAGCGGTGATATTATTCACATTATGACTTCCTCTAAGCAAAGGCCCCGTAGAGACTGGTTAAAAATAGTTAAAACTCCCAAAGCTAAAAGTTGTATTAGGCATTGGTTCAAAGAAAGAGAGAAGGAAGTCGAAAAAAAAGAAACTGTAAAAACAACGCCAAAGAAAGAAATTTCTAAAGAAAAATTAGGAATTTCCAAAAAGAAAGAAGAAATTAAATCTAACGTTATTATTCCTGAAATTGAAGGAGAAGTAGAAACTTACTTTGCTAAATGTTGTAATCCTATCCCGGGGGACGAAATTACAGGTTATATTACCCAAGGACGAGGTGTTTCTATTCACCGAACTACTTGCCATAGTATTATGGCAAGTAAATTTTCAAAGGAACATTTTATCAAAGTAAAATGGTTGGTAAAAGATGGAAGTACCTTTGAAATCTCCCTTTTCATTTTAGCTTACAATCGAGAAGGATTATTAGCGGATATCTTAAATATTGTTCATGAAAGTTCCACTGTTGTTAATGAAGCTTATGCTAAGCACACCAGTAAAGGCATGGCCACAGGAAAATTAGTTATGATGATTAAAAATGTTAATCATTTAAGGGAGATAACAGAGAGGATAGAAAAAGTTTCTAATGTTATAAAAGTTTATCGGTAA
- the frr gene encoding ribosome recycling factor: MKKAIEATKHEFTSIRTGKASSSLLDHIKVEYFGNLMPINQVATVNVPEPRLIIIQPWDRSTLDSISKAIFKSNLSLTPTNDGHLIRITIPPLTSERRDELDKVVKKKAEEGRIAIRNIRREAIHQIKNLKDKKEVSDDEAKKAEDEIQKITDETIKEIDKILSLKEKEILEF, encoded by the coding sequence ATGAAGAAGGCTATTGAGGCAACTAAACATGAATTTACCAGCATTAGGACAGGAAAAGCCTCATCATCTTTATTGGATCATATCAAGGTGGAATACTTTGGAAATTTGATGCCCATAAACCAAGTAGCTACAGTTAATGTTCCAGAGCCTCGGTTAATTATTATTCAACCGTGGGATAGGTCTACCCTGGATAGCATTTCTAAAGCTATTTTTAAGTCAAATTTAAGTCTTACCCCCACAAATGATGGTCATTTAATTCGCATTACTATTCCTCCTCTAACTTCTGAAAGAAGAGATGAATTAGATAAGGTAGTTAAAAAGAAAGCAGAAGAAGGAAGAATAGCGATTAGAAATATTCGACGAGAAGCCATCCATCAAATAAAAAATCTAAAAGATAAAAAAGAAGTTTCAGATGATGAAGCTAAAAAAGCCGAGGATGAAATTCAAAAGATAACTGATGAAACTATTAAAGAAATTGATAAAATCTTATCTCTAAAAGAAAAAGAAATTTTAGAATTTTAA
- a CDS encoding isoprenyl transferase, with translation MNAKELDPLTEEELLSLINKDKLPKHIAIIMDGNGRWAKRRKKPRLFGHREGMKTVKKMIRLCNHLKIEVLSLFVFSIENWLRPPKEVNGLMILLMEFLKREIKELHKGDVRIKAMGRLGQLPMKVQKEINSALNLTKDNQGLILNVALNYSGRVDIIEGIKNLLKDHQENLLEIEKKLNEEYFSQYLYSKMLPDPDLLIRTSGEFRISNFMLWQIAYTEIWITDVLWPDFQDKDLLKAIISFQNRRRRFGGLKE, from the coding sequence ATGAATGCTAAAGAACTTGATCCTTTAACCGAAGAAGAGTTATTAAGTTTAATCAATAAAGATAAGTTGCCTAAACATATTGCTATTATCATGGACGGTAATGGTCGCTGGGCAAAGAGAAGAAAAAAGCCTCGTTTATTTGGCCATCGAGAAGGAATGAAGACCGTTAAAAAAATGATAAGATTATGTAATCATTTAAAAATAGAGGTCTTATCATTATTTGTCTTTTCTATTGAAAATTGGCTTCGTCCGCCAAAAGAAGTAAATGGTTTAATGATTTTATTAATGGAGTTTTTAAAAAGAGAGATTAAAGAACTCCACAAAGGTGATGTAAGGATAAAAGCAATGGGACGATTAGGCCAGCTTCCTATGAAAGTCCAAAAAGAGATAAATTCTGCTTTAAATTTAACTAAGGATAATCAAGGATTAATCTTAAATGTAGCTTTAAATTATAGCGGTCGTGTAGATATTATTGAGGGTATTAAAAACTTGTTAAAGGATCATCAAGAAAATTTATTAGAGATAGAAAAAAAACTAAACGAAGAATACTTTAGTCAGTATTTATATTCCAAAATGTTACCTGACCCTGACCTGCTAATTAGGACCAGTGGAGAATTTAGGATAAGTAATTTTATGCTTTGGCAGATTGCTTATACTGAAATTTGGATTACTGATGTTCTTTGGCCGGATTTTCAAGATAAAGATTTACTAAAAGCTATAATAAGTTTTCAAAATCGAAGACGTAGATTTGGAGGACTAAAAGAATAA
- a CDS encoding phosphatidate cytidylyltransferase, with protein MLLKRITVSLIFIPILLYTIFFKYDFLFYLLIQGIIILGMLEFYNFSKIKKIKSQNYLGILGGIFLALSFYIFSEINLIILVASITFFAISLNGLLKKEVEGAILSVAVTILGIIYISWNLSFLFWLKKLSQGKEYLLLLFMITWMSEVFAYGFGTFLGKHKLSLRISPNKTIEGFIAGIIGSVAFSLVTKSFFLKDVSFLNIIIIGIALGIWGQLGDLVESFFKRDANLKDSGSTIPGHGGILDIFDGVIFNAPFLYGYLYLTTI; from the coding sequence ATGCTTCTAAAAAGAATTACGGTTAGTTTAATATTTATTCCTATCTTACTTTATACTATATTTTTTAAATACGATTTCTTATTTTATCTTTTGATTCAAGGTATCATTATTTTAGGAATGTTAGAATTTTACAATTTTTCTAAAATAAAAAAGATAAAATCTCAGAATTATTTAGGTATTTTGGGAGGAATATTTTTAGCTTTAAGCTTTTATATCTTTTCAGAAATTAATTTAATCATCTTAGTTGCTTCGATAACTTTTTTTGCCATATCCTTAAATGGCTTGCTAAAAAAAGAGGTTGAAGGGGCTATCTTAAGCGTAGCGGTAACTATTTTAGGAATAATTTATATCAGCTGGAACTTATCTTTTCTTTTCTGGCTTAAGAAGTTATCTCAGGGAAAGGAATATTTACTTCTTTTATTTATGATTACTTGGATGAGTGAAGTATTTGCTTATGGATTTGGAACTTTTCTGGGTAAGCACAAGTTATCTTTACGTATTAGTCCTAATAAAACCATCGAAGGTTTTATAGCTGGAATAATAGGAAGCGTTGCCTTTTCGCTGGTTACTAAATCCTTTTTTCTTAAGGATGTATCCTTTCTTAATATAATTATAATAGGAATAGCCTTAGGAATATGGGGTCAGTTAGGTGATTTGGTAGAATCTTTTTTTAAGAGAGATGCGAATTTAAAGGATTCTGGCAGCACTATTCCTGGACATGGAGGTATTTTAGATATATTTGATGGGGTTATTTTCAACGCGCCCTTCCTTTACGGCTATCTTTATCTAACTACCATATGA